A stretch of Gossypium hirsutum isolate 1008001.06 chromosome A06, Gossypium_hirsutum_v2.1, whole genome shotgun sequence DNA encodes these proteins:
- the LOC121203203 gene encoding F-box protein FBW2 has protein sequence MEEEQSEFRHWDELLPDVLGLIFTNLSLQELLTIIPCVCKSWRKTVSDPHCWQDIDLDEWSCRWQPHQLDRMLRMLVTRSSGSLRNLHVSGLKNDSIFSFITENAGFLQVLRLPHGKISDSIVEQTTPRLSTVTFLDLSYCPKIGAQAIEAIGKHCKLLVTLCRNMHSPDSAGKVEPEDEANAIAATMPRLKHLELGFHLISTECVLNILSSCPQLENLVIDGCPQVKLDRKFLKEKYPKLKIVGPHLVKARPDKRFSFAVQRYPVTDFFSGTLWSKLIEL, from the exons ATGGAAGAAGAGCAAAGCGAGTTTCGACACTGGGACGAACTACTTCCTGATGTATTGGGGCTGATCTTCACTAACCTGTCGTTACAAGAGTTACTGACAATCATTCCCTGTGTCTGCAAATCCTGGAGAAAGACAGTTAGCGATCCCCATTGTTGGCAAGATATAGATCTTGACGAATGGAGCTGTCGCTGGCAGCCCCACCAACTCGATCGGATGCTTCGAATGCTAGTCACAAGAAGCAGTGGATCTCTCCGCAACCTACATGTTTCAGGTCTTAAGAATGATTCCATTTTCTCATTCATCACAGAGAA TGCTGGCTTCCTTCAGGTTTTACGACTGCCGCATGGTAAAATAAGTGATTCAATAGTAGAACAAACCACCCCAAGGCTTTCCACAGTCACTTTCTTGGATTTGAGTTACTGTCCCAAAATTGGTGCCCAAGCTATAGAGGCCATTGGAAAGCACTGTAAGCTTCTTGTAACTCTGTGCCGCAACATGCACTCTCCGGATTCAGCAGGCAAGGTCGAACCGGAGGATGAGGCGAATGCAATAGCAGCTACAATGCCAAGGCTAAAGCATCTTGAGTTGGGTTTTCATCTTATCAGCACTGAATGTGTTCTCAACATCCTCTCTAGCTGTCCTCAGCTTGAGAATTTGGTCATAGATGGTTGCCCCCAGGTGAAACTTGACCGTAAGTTCCTTAAAGAAAAGTACCCAAAGTTAAAGATAGTGGGACCTCATCTCGTGAAGGCTAGACCGGATAAGCGCTTCAGCTTTGCAGTTCAACGTTATCCAGTCACTGACTTCTTTTCTGGAACACTATGGAGTAAATTGATAGAATTGTGA